A region of Emys orbicularis isolate rEmyOrb1 chromosome 20, rEmyOrb1.hap1, whole genome shotgun sequence DNA encodes the following proteins:
- the LOC135892446 gene encoding intelectin-like protein, whose amino-acid sequence MKQLALLLLLISVTGATPCAESVGAAELKLAIRDLLENWEDTSCSQSGQSYLSLPRSCKEIKATRAGAGDGIYTLRTENGETYQTFCDMTTKGGGWTLVASVHENNAYGKCTNGDRWSSQQGNNVNYPEGDGNWANYNTFGSAVGSTSDDYKNPGYYDLQAQDLSVWHVTNKTPLKEWKNKSILRYHTENSFLSTEGGNLLRLYQKYPVKYGAGVCKTDNGPAVPIIYDYGDAQQTANYYSPNGRTEFVPGYIQFRVFNAEKAAMALCAGVKVTGCNTEHHCLGGGGFFAEGNPVQCSDFPAFAWDGYGTHRHWSVSKEMIESAVLLFYR is encoded by the exons ATGAAGCAACTCGCTCTCCTGCTGCTCCTCATCTCAGTGACCGGGGCGACCCCTTGCG CCGAGAGCGTGGGTGCTGCTGAACTGAAACTCGCCATCCGTGACCTGCTGGAGAATTGGGAAGACACGTCCTGCTCCCAGAGTGGCCAGAGCTACCTGAGCCTGCCCCGCAGCTGCAAGGAAATTAAAGCCACCCGGGCCGGGGCTGGAG atGGGATTTACACCCTGCGCACCGAGAACGGCGAGACCTACCAGACCTTCTGTGACATGACCACCAAGGGGGGCGGCTGGACCCTGGTGGCCAGCGTGCACGAGAACAACGCCTACGGCAAGTGCACCAATGGCGATCGCTGGtccagccagcagggaaacaacGTCAACTACCCAGAGGGAGACGGCAACTGGGCCAATTACAACACCTTCGGCTCCGCGGTGGGCTCCACCAGTGACGACTACAAG AACCCTGGTTATTATGATCTGCAAGCCCAGGACCTGTCCGTGTGGCACGTAACCAACAAGACGCCACTGAAGGAATGGAAGAACAAGTCCATCCTGAGGTACCACACCGAGAACAGCTTCCTGTCCACAGAAGGGGGGAACCTCCTCAGACTCTACCAG AAATACCCAGTGAAATACGGCGCCGGCGTCTGCAAGACTGACAATGGCCCCGCCGTGCCCATCATCTACGACTATGGCGATGCCCAGCAAACCGCCAACTATTACTCTCCAAACGGCCGAA CTGAATTTGTTCCTGGCTACATCCAGTTCCGCGTGTTTAATGCTGAGAAGGCGGCCatggctctgtgtgctggggtGAAAGTCACCGGCTGTAACACCGAGCAT cactgcctggGTGGAGGAGGGTTCTTCGCAGAAGGGAACCCGGTTCAGTGCAGCGATtttcctgcctttgcctgggaCGGCTACGGAACCCATCGGCACTGGAGCGTATCCAAGGAGATGATTGAATCCGCGGTGCTGCTGTTCTACCGCTGA